The following coding sequences lie in one Mesorhizobium sp. DCY119 genomic window:
- a CDS encoding SURF1 family protein has translation MSGSAVSGFRASRPARVLALVLGLAAFAVLIGLGTWQVQRLHWKEALLATIDQRIHSAPLPLSDIEKKFAEGGDVDYWPVTVSGQFMHESERHFFATYEGDSGFYVYTPLKLADGRAVLVNRGFVPYDLKDATKRPAGQITGEVTVTGLARNPLPEKPSSMVPDNDTAKNVFYWKDRDVMAVSADLPTGAALVPFFIDADKTPNPGGLPVGGVTMIDLPNSHLQYAVTWYGLAAALAGVLGMWLLRSRRG, from the coding sequence ATGAGTGGTTCTGCTGTATCCGGCTTCCGTGCGAGCAGGCCGGCACGAGTGCTTGCATTGGTCCTTGGCTTGGCGGCTTTCGCCGTGCTGATCGGGCTCGGCACATGGCAGGTTCAGCGGCTGCACTGGAAGGAGGCGCTGCTGGCGACGATCGACCAGCGCATCCACTCGGCGCCTCTTCCGTTGTCCGATATCGAGAAGAAGTTCGCCGAGGGCGGCGACGTCGATTACTGGCCGGTGACGGTCAGCGGCCAGTTCATGCACGAAAGCGAGCGGCATTTCTTCGCCACCTATGAGGGCGATTCCGGCTTTTACGTCTATACGCCGCTGAAGCTTGCCGACGGCCGCGCCGTCTTGGTCAATCGCGGCTTCGTGCCCTACGACCTGAAAGATGCGACGAAGCGGCCTGCTGGTCAGATCACCGGCGAGGTGACGGTCACCGGACTGGCCCGCAATCCGCTGCCGGAAAAACCATCCTCGATGGTTCCCGACAATGATACAGCCAAGAACGTCTTCTACTGGAAAGACCGCGACGTCATGGCTGTGAGCGCTGACCTGCCTACTGGCGCGGCCCTCGTGCCCTTCTTCATCGATGCCGACAAGACGCCCAACCCCGGCGGCCTGCCGGTCGGGGGCGTGACGATGATCGACCTGCCCAACAGCCATCTGCAATATGCCGTCACCTGGTACGGGCTGGCGGCAGCACTCGCCGGCGTGCTCGGCATGTGGTTGTTGCGCTCGCGGCGCGGCTAA
- a CDS encoding DUF983 domain-containing protein, with amino-acid sequence MHEDQALWPPVEPIAAGLKGRCPRCGEGRLFSSFLTVAPRCGTCRLDYSFADAGDGPAVFVILIIGFIVVGSALWMEVTYNPPLWLHFLLWIPLTVILSLTALRLIKGVLITLQYRNKAAEGRMDQPE; translated from the coding sequence ATGCATGAAGATCAGGCGCTTTGGCCGCCGGTTGAACCGATCGCGGCGGGTCTCAAGGGACGCTGCCCGCGCTGTGGCGAGGGAAGGCTATTCTCCAGCTTTCTGACAGTCGCGCCGCGTTGCGGCACGTGCCGGCTCGATTATTCCTTTGCCGATGCCGGCGATGGCCCGGCGGTCTTCGTCATCCTGATAATCGGCTTCATCGTCGTCGGCTCCGCGCTGTGGATGGAAGTTACCTACAATCCACCGCTGTGGCTGCATTTCCTGCTGTGGATACCGCTGACGGTGATACTCAGCCTGACGGCGCTGCGGCTGATCAAGGGCGTGCTGATCACGCTGCAATACCGCAACAAGGCTGCCGAAGGGCGGATGGATCAGCCGGAATGA
- a CDS encoding cytochrome c oxidase subunit 3 — protein sequence MADAHAKPNHDYHIIDPSPWPFLGSLGALVMAIGGVAWMQFLKQGNFPFFGFNLAASHWYIFAIGLAIVLYTMYGWWGDTIKEAHEGHHTRVVSLHLRYGMIMFIASEVMFFVAWFWAFFDASLFPNEVHQVARAEFTGGVWPPKGIEVLDPFHLPLYNTIILLLSGTTVTWAHHALIHGDRKGLINGLALTVGLGVLFSFVQAYEYIHAPFTFHDSIYGATFFMATGFHGFHVIIGTIFLLVCLIRAMKGDFTPKQHFGFEAAAWYWHFVDVVWLFLFASIYVWASVGATIAHGH from the coding sequence ATGGCTGACGCGCACGCAAAACCGAATCACGACTATCACATCATCGACCCGAGCCCGTGGCCGTTCCTGGGTTCGCTCGGCGCGCTCGTCATGGCGATCGGCGGTGTTGCCTGGATGCAGTTTCTGAAGCAGGGGAACTTCCCGTTCTTCGGTTTCAACCTGGCTGCCAGCCACTGGTACATTTTCGCCATCGGCCTCGCGATCGTCCTCTACACCATGTACGGCTGGTGGGGCGACACCATCAAGGAAGCGCATGAGGGCCATCACACCCGCGTCGTGTCGCTGCACCTGCGCTACGGCATGATCATGTTCATCGCCTCGGAGGTGATGTTCTTCGTGGCATGGTTCTGGGCGTTCTTCGACGCCAGCCTGTTCCCCAATGAGGTCCATCAGGTTGCCCGCGCGGAGTTCACCGGAGGTGTCTGGCCGCCCAAGGGCATCGAGGTCCTCGACCCGTTCCACCTGCCGCTCTACAACACCATCATCCTGCTGCTGTCGGGCACGACGGTCACCTGGGCGCACCACGCGCTGATCCATGGCGACCGCAAGGGCCTGATCAACGGCCTGGCGCTGACGGTTGGCCTCGGCGTGCTGTTCTCCTTCGTGCAGGCCTACGAGTACATCCACGCTCCGTTCACCTTCCACGACTCGATCTACGGCGCGACCTTCTTCATGGCGACCGGCTTCCACGGCTTCCACGTCATCATCGGCACGATCTTCCTGCTCGTCTGCCTGATCCGTGCGATGAAGGGCGACTTCACGCCGAAGCAGCATTTCGGCTTCGAGGCTGCCGCCTGGTACTGGCACTTCGTCGACGTCGTCTGGCTGTTCCTGTTCGCCTCGATCTATGTCTGGGCGTCCGTAGGCGCGACGATCGCTCACGGCCACTGA